The following coding sequences are from one Deinococcus sp. Leaf326 window:
- the rdgB gene encoding RdgB/HAM1 family non-canonical purine NTP pyrophosphatase: MTSESRNIRRVVVATSNAGKVREIEEALGGLGWEVQGLSGLPLPEETGSTYAENAALKACAAAMMTGLPALADDSGLEVAALGGEPGVYSARFGGRSSDLERNLYLLEKLRGTRDRRAKFVSVVVLAYPDGDLEEYRGEVGGTLLEGPRGQGGFGYDPLFVPDGERRSMAELTIPEKRAVGHRGQALAALLAAHRPGA; this comes from the coding sequence GTGACGAGTGAGAGCCGGAATATCCGCCGCGTGGTCGTGGCGACAAGCAATGCGGGCAAGGTCCGCGAGATCGAGGAGGCTCTGGGCGGCCTGGGCTGGGAGGTGCAGGGCCTAAGCGGCCTGCCGCTGCCCGAGGAGACTGGCAGCACCTACGCCGAGAACGCGGCCCTGAAAGCCTGCGCGGCGGCCATGATGACCGGCCTGCCCGCCCTAGCCGACGATTCGGGTCTGGAGGTCGCGGCCCTGGGCGGCGAGCCGGGGGTGTACTCGGCGCGGTTCGGGGGGCGCAGCAGCGACCTGGAGCGCAACCTCTACCTTCTCGAGAAGCTGCGCGGAACTCGGGACCGCCGGGCCAAGTTCGTGTCGGTGGTCGTGCTGGCCTACCCGGACGGCGACCTGGAGGAGTACCGCGGCGAGGTGGGCGGCACGCTGCTCGAAGGCCCGCGTGGGCAGGGCGGCTTCGGCTACGATCCCCTGTTCGTGCCCGACGGCGAGCGCCGCAGCATGGCCGAGCTGACCATCCCCGAAAAGCGCGCGGTCGGCCACCGGGGGCAGGCGCTGGCGGCCCTGCTTGCCGCCCACCGCCCTGGTGCCTGA
- a CDS encoding D-alanyl-D-alanine carboxypeptidase, whose product MGTGLVLAGLLVLSPAPAQTAALAPAADVVLPREPGPAPAMRAALRDLPRGVTTTLLVRDLGTGAVLAAQSPDLPLIPASTTKLVTGAVTLVSRQGARGWWSTELTVPAVQEGQPRVNALTLRGSGDPTLSVSDGANSLRALATQAYARGVRRVGEVRLDPGRVDAASFAATEYGLPMPALRLREWKSRPPGSVTEARRRLGAALIAELRRAGVQVDQDALGVAVPRRPYLSPGRPGTQTQAQAPVPAARRPESGVASVRSGPVTPFLNSTLRPSDNARAESLLAALAAAPGGQDAGSGGTLAGALNRERAALRRLGVDLGGVVLADGSGLSRDARLTSRALVDLLKVMYDLPYTASPTTDSPAQVYANRRNLFAEALPQAGVGGDKEGRGGTLAARLVGSGLDVRAKTGTLPGVSALAGYVTADSGRTLAFAVLMNGPESTPLLELRAVQDRLVRALAAVY is encoded by the coding sequence TTGGGGACGGGCCTGGTTCTGGCGGGCCTGTTGGTCCTTTCGCCCGCCCCCGCCCAGACGGCGGCGCTGGCCCCGGCCGCCGACGTGGTATTGCCGCGTGAACCCGGCCCGGCGCCGGCGATGCGCGCGGCGCTGCGTGACCTGCCGCGCGGCGTGACGACCACCCTGCTCGTGCGCGACCTGGGCACGGGCGCGGTGCTGGCCGCGCAGTCGCCCGACCTCCCCCTCATTCCGGCGAGCACCACCAAGCTGGTCACGGGTGCCGTGACCCTCGTCTCGCGCCAGGGGGCACGCGGCTGGTGGAGCACCGAACTGACCGTGCCGGCGGTGCAGGAGGGGCAGCCCCGCGTAAACGCCCTGACCCTGCGCGGCAGCGGCGACCCCACCCTGAGCGTCTCGGACGGTGCCAACAGTCTGCGTGCCCTGGCCACCCAGGCCTACGCGCGCGGCGTCCGGCGTGTGGGCGAGGTGCGGCTCGACCCCGGCCGGGTGGACGCCGCGAGTTTCGCCGCGACCGAGTACGGCCTCCCCATGCCGGCCCTGCGCCTGCGCGAATGGAAAAGCCGCCCCCCCGGCAGCGTGACCGAGGCCAGGCGGCGTCTGGGCGCGGCCCTGATCGCCGAACTGCGCCGCGCCGGTGTCCAGGTGGACCAGGACGCCCTGGGAGTAGCCGTGCCCCGGCGTCCCTATCTCTCGCCCGGCCGGCCGGGTACCCAGACACAGGCCCAGGCGCCCGTTCCGGCCGCGCGCCGGCCCGAATCCGGGGTGGCGAGCGTACGCAGCGGGCCGGTCACGCCCTTTCTGAACAGCACCCTGCGGCCCAGCGACAATGCCCGCGCCGAGTCGCTGCTCGCGGCCCTGGCCGCCGCGCCGGGCGGCCAGGACGCGGGCAGCGGCGGTACCCTGGCCGGCGCCCTGAACCGCGAACGCGCGGCGCTGCGCCGTCTGGGCGTGGACCTGGGTGGCGTGGTACTGGCCGACGGCAGCGGCCTGAGCCGGGACGCCCGACTGACCTCCCGCGCCCTGGTGGACCTGCTCAAGGTGATGTACGACCTGCCCTACACCGCCTCGCCCACCACCGACTCCCCGGCCCAGGTCTACGCGAATCGGCGCAACCTGTTCGCCGAGGCTCTGCCACAGGCGGGCGTGGGCGGCGACAAGGAGGGACGCGGCGGCACCCTCGCCGCGCGGCTCGTCGGCAGCGGCCTGGACGTGCGGGCCAAGACCGGCACCCTGCCGGGAGTCAGTGCCCTGGCCGGTTACGTCACTGCGGACAGCGGCCGGACCCTGGCCTTCGCTGTCCTAATGAACGGTCCCGAGAGTACGCCCCTGCTGGAGCTGCGCGCCGTTCAGGACCGGCTGGTGCGGGCGCTGGCCGCCGTTTACTGA
- a CDS encoding SDR family oxidoreductase: MTQPHDPATTFRPDLLAGKHALITGGGSGINLGVAQSFAAHGCAVTILGRNLEKAQTAAAGIVAAGGRAIGVSADVRDFAALQAAAEQAVAAHGPLDIVLAGAAGNFPAPVDGISPNGFKTVVDIDLLGTYNTIKAAAPHLKTPGGNVLSISAYGVPVPLQAHVVAAKAGVDALTQTLAVEWGLRGVRVNAIIPGPIDGTEGMARLAPDEKTRAQFTRTVPLGRFGVPQDIANAALFLVSDAASYVTGVILPVDGGQNMLGGAPQYGMYLAMQDRAAREAGTPHPAAAGTTS; encoded by the coding sequence ATGACCCAGCCCCACGACCCCGCAACGACCTTCCGCCCCGACCTGCTCGCCGGCAAGCACGCCCTGATCACGGGCGGCGGCAGCGGCATCAACCTCGGCGTCGCGCAGAGCTTCGCGGCGCACGGCTGCGCGGTCACGATTCTGGGCCGCAACCTCGAAAAAGCCCAGACGGCGGCGGCGGGCATCGTCGCGGCGGGGGGCCGGGCCATAGGCGTCTCGGCCGACGTGCGTGACTTTGCAGCCCTTCAGGCGGCGGCCGAGCAGGCCGTGGCGGCGCACGGTCCGCTGGATATCGTGCTGGCGGGCGCGGCGGGCAACTTTCCGGCTCCGGTCGATGGCATCAGCCCCAACGGCTTCAAGACGGTGGTGGACATCGATCTGTTGGGCACCTACAACACCATCAAGGCGGCGGCCCCGCACCTCAAGACGCCGGGCGGCAATGTCCTGAGCATCAGCGCCTACGGGGTGCCGGTGCCCCTACAGGCCCATGTAGTCGCGGCCAAGGCGGGCGTGGACGCCCTGACGCAGACGCTGGCCGTCGAGTGGGGCCTGCGCGGCGTGCGGGTCAACGCGATCATCCCCGGTCCTATTGACGGCACCGAGGGCATGGCGCGCCTGGCCCCCGACGAGAAGACGCGCGCTCAGTTCACCCGGACCGTGCCGCTGGGCCGTTTCGGGGTCCCGCAGGACATCGCCAACGCGGCCCTGTTCCTGGTGTCGGACGCCGCGAGCTACGTGACCGGCGTCATCCTGCCAGTGGACGGCGGTCAGAACATGCTCGGCGGCGCGCCGCAGTACGGCATGTACCTGGCGATGCAGGACCGCGCCGCGCGGGAGGCCGGCACGCCGCATCCCGCGGCGGCCGGGACGACCTCCTGA
- a CDS encoding enoyl-CoA hydratase-related protein, with amino-acid sequence MTNESVRLTRRVTGDGQQVATLTITSKMGAMGPGFWQDAARALGDLEGVRVLTVRGEGLFSAGLDVKASAADLLPALGDEARFAAIVAGMHAVTEGVAALPIPVIVTAHGWCIGAGLELAAAADLRLCSADARFMLPEVRLGITADLGGLQRLPGLIGRGRAAHLALTGQPVDAATAERWGLVTEVLPDPEALFARADALADALAALPAHALEGTKRSLNAEGPHAARLAADVAWNARHMTAEGLQAALRRA; translated from the coding sequence ATGACGAACGAGAGTGTCCGGCTCACACGCCGGGTCACAGGCGACGGGCAGCAGGTCGCCACCCTGACCATCACTTCCAAGATGGGCGCGATGGGGCCAGGATTCTGGCAGGACGCCGCGCGCGCGCTTGGTGATCTGGAGGGTGTACGGGTCCTGACCGTGCGCGGCGAGGGCCTGTTCAGCGCCGGACTGGACGTGAAGGCCAGCGCCGCCGACCTGCTGCCCGCATTGGGTGACGAGGCCCGATTCGCGGCGATCGTGGCCGGGATGCACGCCGTCACCGAGGGGGTGGCCGCGCTGCCCATTCCGGTGATCGTGACCGCGCACGGCTGGTGTATCGGCGCGGGGCTGGAACTCGCCGCGGCAGCCGACCTGCGGCTGTGCAGCGCCGACGCCCGCTTCATGCTGCCCGAGGTCCGGCTGGGCATCACCGCCGACCTGGGGGGGCTCCAGCGCCTGCCGGGGCTGATCGGGCGGGGCCGCGCGGCGCACCTTGCGCTGACCGGACAGCCGGTGGACGCCGCCACCGCCGAACGCTGGGGCCTCGTGACCGAGGTGCTCCCCGACCCCGAAGCCCTGTTCGCGCGTGCCGACGCCCTGGCCGACGCGCTCGCCGCCCTGCCGGCCCACGCGCTGGAGGGCACCAAGCGCTCGCTGAACGCCGAGGGGCCGCATGCCGCGCGCCTGGCCGCCGACGTCGCCTGGAACGCCCGCCACATGACCGCCGAGGGGCTGCAAGCGGCCCTGCGTAGAGCCTGA
- a CDS encoding collagen-like protein: MKRLHSLTTLTLLLCGGALAGGAGAPVTPVTTAPAPVAPAPAPMPMPVAVPAPAPVVCTPGTWAKAAIDLVTQRGLFVGYPDGQFDWCSAATRQEVAQVLARLLAQLPANQTTFDPAELATLTRGVQEALAGLEALRAEQAAQNQAITALQTQVQALQEALNNLPAAGAGEAGVAGPQGPQGEAGPAGATGPAGATGATGAQGPQGVAGPAGATGPQGERGLQGDPYIPPAAPFRYGNYLGAAYYGILQQNVGSMVRITAGNDQIIGGFGVRVTGDLRVSGSTPGNSVSGAVTYRGTSGRIDGILGVGGGYNFQNASTFGELSVGVDYRVLDRVALFGEARQHYFFNGSNTNVSTIAAGLKFRF; encoded by the coding sequence ATGAAGCGTCTGCACTCCCTGACCACCCTGACCCTGCTGCTGTGCGGCGGCGCCCTCGCCGGCGGCGCCGGTGCGCCCGTCACGCCCGTCACTACCGCGCCCGCTCCTGTGGCCCCGGCCCCCGCGCCGATGCCTATGCCCGTCGCCGTGCCCGCCCCCGCTCCTGTGGTCTGCACGCCCGGCACCTGGGCCAAGGCCGCCATCGACCTCGTGACCCAGCGCGGCCTGTTCGTCGGCTACCCCGACGGCCAGTTCGACTGGTGCAGCGCCGCGACCCGTCAGGAAGTCGCGCAGGTGCTCGCCCGCCTGCTCGCGCAGCTGCCCGCCAACCAGACCACCTTCGACCCGGCCGAGCTCGCCACCCTGACGCGCGGCGTGCAGGAAGCCCTGGCCGGCCTCGAAGCCCTGCGCGCCGAGCAGGCGGCCCAGAACCAGGCCATCACCGCTCTCCAGACCCAGGTGCAGGCGCTGCAAGAAGCCCTGAACAACCTCCCGGCCGCTGGCGCGGGCGAGGCGGGCGTCGCCGGGCCCCAGGGTCCCCAGGGCGAAGCTGGCCCGGCCGGAGCGACCGGTCCTGCTGGCGCGACGGGCGCCACCGGAGCGCAGGGTCCCCAGGGCGTGGCCGGCCCGGCCGGAGCTACCGGTCCCCAGGGTGAGCGCGGGTTGCAGGGCGACCCCTACATTCCCCCGGCGGCCCCCTTCCGTTACGGCAACTACCTGGGCGCGGCCTACTACGGCATCCTCCAGCAGAACGTCGGTTCGATGGTGCGCATCACGGCCGGCAATGACCAGATCATCGGCGGCTTCGGCGTGCGCGTCACGGGTGATCTCCGCGTCAGCGGCAGCACTCCCGGCAACAGCGTCAGCGGCGCCGTGACCTACCGTGGCACCTCGGGCCGCATTGACGGCATCCTGGGCGTGGGCGGCGGCTACAACTTCCAGAACGCCTCGACTTTCGGCGAACTGTCGGTGGGCGTGGACTACCGCGTTCTCGACCGCGTAGCCCTGTTCGGTGAAGCCCGTCAGCACTACTTCTTCAACGGCAGCAACACCAACGTCAGCACCATCGCGGCCGGCCTGAAGTTCCGCTTCTAA
- the accC gene encoding acetyl-CoA carboxylase biotin carboxylase subunit: MFKKILIANRGEIALRVIRTAREMGVKTVVVYSTADEKSLPVLLADESVCVGPPASNASYLNIPNILSAALMTGAEAIHPGYGFMAENPDFAEMCREHGIVFIGPTPESMRALGSKAGGREIAAMSNVPTVPGTGILEDTDAALLAAKQIGYPVLLKASAGGGGRGQKVIRTQDELKKGFAQAQEEARLYFGDPDLIMEKFLEEFRHVEVQVMGDGQGHVVHIGERDCSIQRRNQKLIEEAPSQLPETLRQEILSAGVRLAQHVNYAGAGTLEFIVDRDGNFYFMEMNTRIQVEHCVSEMISGLDFVRLQLQIAAGEGLPLQQEDVKLHGHAIECRLNAEDPDKDFRPAAGKIDDVHFAGGPGVRVDSHVYSGYVIPPHYDSLIGKLIVHHDTRDQAIARMKRALEETVIQGPKTTIPLYVKIMDNPFYKRGAVMTNFLKVRLEM, encoded by the coding sequence ATGTTCAAGAAGATCCTGATTGCCAACCGGGGCGAAATCGCCCTGCGCGTGATCCGCACGGCGCGAGAGATGGGCGTCAAGACGGTCGTGGTGTACTCGACGGCCGACGAGAAGAGCCTGCCTGTCCTGCTCGCCGACGAGTCGGTATGCGTGGGCCCGCCTGCGAGTAACGCGTCGTACCTCAACATCCCCAACATCCTCTCGGCCGCGCTCATGACCGGCGCCGAGGCGATTCACCCCGGCTACGGCTTCATGGCCGAGAACCCCGACTTCGCGGAGATGTGCCGCGAGCACGGCATCGTCTTCATCGGCCCCACGCCCGAGAGCATGCGCGCCCTGGGCTCCAAGGCGGGCGGGCGTGAAATCGCCGCCATGAGCAACGTACCCACCGTGCCCGGTACCGGCATCCTGGAGGATACCGACGCCGCGCTGCTGGCCGCCAAGCAGATCGGCTATCCGGTGCTGCTCAAGGCCTCGGCCGGAGGCGGGGGGCGCGGACAGAAGGTCATCCGCACGCAGGACGAGCTGAAAAAGGGCTTCGCGCAGGCGCAGGAAGAGGCGCGGCTGTACTTCGGCGACCCGGACCTCATCATGGAAAAGTTCCTGGAGGAGTTCCGGCACGTCGAGGTGCAGGTCATGGGCGACGGCCAGGGCCACGTGGTGCACATCGGCGAGCGCGACTGCTCGATCCAGCGCCGCAACCAGAAGCTCATCGAGGAAGCGCCTTCACAGCTGCCCGAAACGCTGCGCCAGGAAATCCTGTCGGCAGGCGTCCGCCTCGCGCAGCATGTGAACTACGCCGGAGCCGGCACGCTGGAATTCATCGTCGACCGTGACGGCAACTTCTACTTCATGGAGATGAACACCCGGATTCAGGTCGAGCACTGCGTCTCCGAGATGATCTCGGGCCTGGATTTCGTGCGTCTACAGCTCCAGATCGCGGCCGGCGAGGGCCTGCCCCTCCAGCAGGAAGACGTCAAGCTGCACGGCCACGCCATTGAGTGCCGCCTGAACGCCGAGGACCCCGACAAGGACTTCCGCCCGGCGGCCGGCAAGATTGACGACGTGCATTTCGCAGGTGGCCCCGGCGTCCGGGTGGACTCGCACGTATACAGCGGCTACGTGATTCCGCCGCATTACGACAGCCTCATTGGTAAGCTGATCGTGCATCACGACACGCGCGACCAGGCGATTGCCCGCATGAAGCGCGCCCTGGAAGAAACGGTGATCCAGGGGCCGAAAACCACCATTCCGCTGTACGTGAAGATCATGGACAACCCGTTCTATAAGCGCGGCGCCGTCATGACCAACTTCCTGAAAGTGCGTCTGGAGATGTGA
- the accB gene encoding acetyl-CoA carboxylase biotin carboxyl carrier protein, translating to MHPDDLKKILDALSAADVREFALKTGSFDLALKRGPQYAAAPVATPQMQAPQVYAAPAPAPLPAAPMPQASAADTAPTPAPPAPAASDAPATTSPEAAAPASAGTPVKAPIVGTFYASSSPDAPAYVKVGDKVEAGQVLCIIEAMKLMNEIEAETGGVVRQILVKNAEPVEYGQTLFVIE from the coding sequence ATGCATCCCGACGACCTGAAGAAGATCCTCGACGCCCTGAGCGCGGCCGACGTGCGTGAATTCGCCCTCAAAACCGGCAGCTTCGATCTCGCGCTCAAGCGTGGGCCGCAGTACGCTGCCGCGCCCGTGGCCACCCCGCAGATGCAGGCGCCGCAGGTCTACGCTGCCCCGGCCCCGGCGCCCCTGCCGGCCGCGCCGATGCCCCAGGCTTCGGCCGCCGACACCGCGCCTACGCCCGCTCCCCCTGCCCCCGCGGCCAGCGACGCTCCGGCGACGACCAGCCCCGAGGCGGCGGCCCCCGCCAGTGCCGGCACGCCGGTCAAGGCGCCCATCGTGGGCACCTTCTACGCGTCGAGCAGCCCCGACGCGCCCGCCTATGTCAAAGTCGGCGACAAGGTCGAGGCCGGACAGGTGCTGTGCATCATCGAGGCCATGAAGCTGATGAACGAGATCGAGGCCGAGACAGGCGGTGTGGTGCGCCAGATTCTGGTGAAGAACGCCGAGCCGGTCGAATACGGTCAGACCCTGTTCGTCATCGAGTAA
- the efp gene encoding elongation factor P: MISVTELRNGTKVEMDGGLWECLEYSHLKMGRGGAKVVTKFRNMESGSIVDRTFNSGEKLQDIYVEGKKMQFLYKDGADFVFMDLDTYDQVYLAPNLVGDAAKFMKENTEVEVAMYGEKALSISLPNQVILKITQTDPGVRGDTVSGGTKPATLETGAVVQVPLFVEQDTDVKVDTRTGQYLSRA, translated from the coding sequence ATGATCAGCGTGACTGAACTGCGTAACGGCACGAAAGTGGAGATGGACGGCGGCCTGTGGGAGTGCCTGGAGTACTCGCACCTCAAGATGGGGCGCGGCGGCGCCAAGGTCGTGACCAAGTTCCGCAACATGGAATCGGGCAGCATCGTCGACCGCACCTTCAACAGCGGCGAAAAGCTCCAGGACATCTATGTCGAGGGCAAGAAGATGCAGTTCCTGTATAAGGACGGCGCCGACTTCGTGTTCATGGACCTCGACACCTACGACCAGGTGTACCTGGCCCCCAACTTGGTGGGCGACGCCGCCAAGTTCATGAAGGAAAACACCGAGGTCGAGGTCGCCATGTACGGCGAGAAGGCCCTGAGCATCAGCTTGCCCAACCAGGTGATTCTCAAGATCACGCAGACCGACCCCGGCGTGCGCGGCGACACGGTGTCGGGCGGCACCAAGCCCGCGACCCTGGAAACGGGCGCCGTCGTGCAGGTGCCTCTGTTCGTCGAGCAGGACACCGACGTGAAGGTGGACACCCGCACCGGCCAGTACCTCAGCCGCGCCTAA
- a CDS encoding 50S ribosomal protein L25/general stress protein Ctc, translating into MELNAKPRSSREKLAEGMIPAVAYNKENNVSFALDRKVFDRAFRTQGTAGLFDITVEGGQTFPALVKTVQMDKRRRLPIHVDFYMVTYGEPVEVSVPVHTTGRSQGEVQGGLLDTVLHNLSIIAPGPRRIPQELTVDVTALNIGDHVTAGQIKLPDGVKLAVAEDTVVISVLPPRLTTEQLEAETQAAQVAGLVAAGEISEEAAQAVLEGDASIEDVKTEAASEADRETAEASDEANNA; encoded by the coding sequence ATGGAACTGAACGCCAAACCCCGCAGCAGCCGCGAAAAGCTGGCAGAAGGCATGATCCCCGCCGTCGCATACAACAAGGAAAACAACGTTTCCTTCGCGCTGGACCGCAAGGTCTTCGACCGCGCCTTCCGCACCCAGGGTACGGCCGGCCTGTTCGACATCACTGTCGAAGGCGGCCAGACCTTCCCGGCCCTCGTCAAGACGGTCCAGATGGACAAGCGCCGCCGCCTGCCCATCCACGTCGACTTCTACATGGTCACCTACGGTGAACCCGTCGAAGTGTCGGTGCCTGTGCACACCACCGGCCGCAGCCAGGGTGAAGTCCAGGGCGGCCTGCTCGACACCGTGCTGCACAACCTGAGCATCATTGCTCCGGGGCCGCGCCGCATTCCCCAGGAACTGACCGTGGACGTGACCGCCCTGAACATCGGCGACCACGTCACCGCCGGCCAGATCAAGCTGCCCGACGGCGTCAAGCTGGCCGTGGCCGAAGACACCGTGGTCATCAGCGTGCTGCCCCCCCGTCTGACCACCGAGCAGCTCGAAGCCGAAACCCAGGCTGCCCAGGTGGCGGGTCTGGTCGCCGCCGGCGAGATCTCCGAAGAAGCGGCCCAGGCCGTTCTGGAAGGCGACGCCAGCATCGAGGACGTCAAGACCGAAGCCGCGAGCGAGGCCGACCGCGAGACGGCCGAAGCCAGCGACGAAGCCAACAACGCCTGA
- a CDS encoding ATP-grasp domain-containing protein, translating to MRLIVPADYFQPTRPDAQYADEAAAFAALGWSVSTLDDGGQLHPVPNPGDTALYRGWMLNAAGYNALEAAVQAAGGDLLTSSAQYLGAHHLPNWAPLLADLTPETVCFSDLETAEARLRALGWDRFFVKDYVKSLKTGSGSLIEQPKQIAALMDEMAHFRGQIEGGLCVRRFEAFVPDTERRYFVVRGQPASADSTAVPGPVQACAERLALPFFSVDVAMREDGTLRVVEVGDGQVSDLVGWDVARFVDLWA from the coding sequence ATGCGACTGATCGTTCCAGCCGACTACTTTCAGCCTACCCGGCCCGACGCGCAGTACGCCGACGAGGCCGCTGCCTTCGCCGCGCTGGGCTGGAGCGTGTCCACGCTGGATGACGGCGGCCAGCTGCATCCGGTCCCCAACCCCGGCGACACGGCGCTGTACCGCGGGTGGATGCTGAACGCTGCCGGGTACAACGCACTGGAAGCGGCCGTGCAGGCGGCGGGCGGCGACCTCCTGACCTCGTCGGCCCAGTACCTCGGCGCGCACCACCTCCCCAACTGGGCACCCCTATTGGCCGACCTCACGCCCGAGACGGTGTGCTTCTCTGACCTGGAGACGGCCGAGGCCCGGCTGCGGGCCCTGGGTTGGGACCGGTTTTTTGTCAAGGACTATGTCAAGTCGCTCAAGACCGGCAGCGGCAGCCTGATCGAGCAGCCCAAGCAGATCGCGGCGCTGATGGACGAGATGGCGCATTTCCGGGGGCAGATCGAGGGAGGGCTGTGCGTGCGCCGCTTCGAGGCTTTCGTGCCCGACACCGAGCGGCGGTATTTCGTGGTGCGGGGCCAGCCCGCCTCAGCGGACAGCACTGCGGTGCCCGGCCCCGTACAGGCCTGCGCCGAACGGCTGGCCCTCCCCTTCTTCTCGGTAGATGTGGCCATGCGGGAGGACGGCACGCTGCGGGTCGTCGAGGTGGGGGACGGCCAGGTCTCCGACCTCGTGGGCTGGGACGTGGCCCGGTTCGTAGACCTGTGGGCCTAG
- a CDS encoding pyridoxamine 5'-phosphate oxidase family protein: protein MPSKTLKDLAEHMRGIDIAMLSTITEGGYIAGRPMSNNGEVEYDGTSYYFTDEDTRTVGDIRREPKVALAFQGKDGFSLAVEGQARLSQDRGEMGEHWTPDLDQWFEKGLDTPGLTMIVVEAERAHYWAKGDEGEVTI, encoded by the coding sequence ATGCCCAGCAAGACCCTCAAAGACCTGGCCGAGCACATGCGCGGCATCGACATCGCCATGCTCTCGACCATCACCGAGGGCGGCTACATCGCGGGCCGCCCGATGAGCAACAACGGTGAGGTCGAGTACGACGGCACCTCGTACTACTTCACGGACGAAGATACCCGCACCGTGGGCGACATTCGCCGCGAGCCGAAGGTCGCGCTGGCCTTTCAGGGCAAGGATGGCTTCTCGCTGGCCGTCGAAGGTCAGGCCCGGCTGAGCCAGGACCGGGGCGAGATGGGCGAGCACTGGACCCCTGATCTCGACCAGTGGTTCGAGAAGGGCCTCGATACTCCCGGCCTGACCATGATTGTGGTGGAGGCCGAGCGCGCCCACTACTGGGCCAAGGGCGACGAGGGCGAAGTCACGATCTGA
- the sufD gene encoding Fe-S cluster assembly protein SufD, translating to MTQPFTDQLAQAGGPEWLTTKRRESLDLFTSLTVPTEGVEAWKYTRVAVDFDALRPHAKRDVVQDVSQLPESVQKRLSSTDAGAFLVLDGPDVVYRTELPAELSAKGVIFTDLKTAVEQHADKVQKYLYSVVPAEVPDDTTIAAPGTTPSKSPDPSEGKFSALAAALWTNGAFVYVPRGVEVELPLGSFRVMSDAGTYTATRTLVVAEENAQVTFIDEQDSEELPGTYAIGAVELVVADGARLRYVSIQNWGKGVTHIQRQRGDVGRDATLNSLVVTMGSTLSRTEMQSYLRGQGADSEMLALYFANEDQHFDHYTLQHHAAGHAHSDLLYKGVGDDRAVGVFSGMIKVDLGAQKTDAYQKHRTLMLSSEARNFSVPQLEINANDVRCSHGSTTGPVDQQALFFLRSRGIRKELAEKMLVTAFLEDVLTRVPLKSVVTYIEGIIAEKVGSA from the coding sequence ATGACCCAACCCTTCACCGATCAACTCGCCCAGGCGGGCGGCCCCGAGTGGCTGACCACCAAGCGCCGCGAAAGCCTTGACCTCTTCACCTCGCTGACCGTGCCCACCGAGGGCGTTGAGGCCTGGAAGTACACCCGCGTCGCGGTAGATTTCGATGCCCTGCGCCCCCACGCCAAGCGTGACGTGGTGCAGGACGTGTCGCAGCTGCCCGAAAGCGTGCAAAAGCGCCTGAGCAGCACCGATGCGGGCGCCTTCCTGGTGCTCGACGGCCCCGACGTGGTGTACCGCACCGAGCTGCCGGCCGAACTGAGCGCCAAGGGCGTGATCTTCACCGACCTCAAGACGGCGGTCGAGCAGCACGCCGATAAGGTGCAGAAGTACCTCTACAGCGTGGTTCCCGCCGAAGTGCCCGACGACACCACCATCGCCGCCCCCGGCACCACGCCCAGCAAGTCGCCCGATCCCAGCGAGGGCAAGTTCAGTGCCCTGGCGGCGGCGCTGTGGACCAACGGCGCGTTCGTGTATGTGCCGCGCGGCGTGGAAGTCGAGCTGCCTCTGGGCTCGTTCCGCGTGATGAGTGACGCCGGCACCTACACCGCGACCCGCACGCTGGTCGTGGCCGAGGAAAATGCCCAGGTCACGTTCATCGACGAGCAGGACAGCGAGGAGCTGCCCGGCACCTACGCGATCGGGGCCGTGGAGCTCGTGGTCGCGGACGGCGCGCGGCTGCGTTACGTCTCCATCCAGAACTGGGGCAAGGGCGTGACCCACATCCAGCGCCAGCGCGGCGACGTGGGGCGCGACGCCACCCTGAACTCCCTCGTGGTCACGATGGGCAGCACCCTCTCACGCACCGAGATGCAGAGCTACCTGCGCGGCCAGGGCGCCGACAGCGAAATGCTGGCGCTGTACTTCGCCAACGAGGACCAGCACTTCGACCACTACACGCTGCAGCACCACGCCGCGGGCCACGCCCACAGCGACCTGCTGTACAAGGGTGTGGGCGACGACCGGGCCGTGGGCGTGTTCAGCGGCATGATCAAGGTGGACCTGGGCGCCCAGAAGACCGACGCCTACCAGAAGCACCGCACCCTGATGCTGAGCAGCGAGGCCCGCAACTTCAGCGTGCCGCAGCTCGAGATCAATGCCAACGATGTGCGCTGCTCGCACGGCTCGACCACCGGCCCCGTCGACCAGCAGGCGCTGTTCTTCCTGCGGTCGCGCGGCATCCGCAAGGAACTGGCCGAGAAGATGCTCGTCACGGCCTTCCTGGAGGACGTGCTGACCCGCGTGCCCCTCAAGAGCGTCGTGACCTACATCGAGGGCATCATCGCCGAGAAGGTCGGCTCCGCCTAA